GTGCAGCGGCGATTTCCCGGATGAATCAAAGGTGATATCCGTGGGCAGGGTGACGGGCAATTCGTTTTCAGGAACAGGCTGCCAGCTGCATTTTTTGCAGAAGATCATCGGGATCGGCGATCCCCAATACCGTTGCCTGGAAATACCCCAATCCCGGAGCCGGAAGGTGGTCTGTTTTTTTCCAAAACCTTCTTTTTCAGCTTTTTGAGTGATTGCCTCCTTTGCTTCTAAGGAAGGCATGTTGTCGAATTCGTTTGAACCTGCCAGAATACCCGGATCTTCATAGGCGCATTCCATATCAGCCGGGTCAAGCGGTTTATCCGCAGGCTGAATGACTACCTTGATCGGGATGTCATATTTTTTCGCAAACTCAAAATCTCTCTGGTCATGGGCCGGCACCGCCATTACCGCGCCGGTGCCGTATTCCATCAAAACAAAATTTGCAACATAGATGGGTATTTTGTCACCGGTGTACGGATTCACACAGTAACTGCCGGTAAATACGCCTTCTTTTTCAACTTCATCATCTGGTTTCTGGCGTTGCTTAAGGGCGATTGTGCGTTTTACAAAATCAGCTACCGGCGTTTCCTGCGGGGTGCCTCTGGTGAGTTTTGCAACCAGAGGATGCTCCGGGGCGATGGACATGAAGGTTACGCCGAAAATGGTATCGGGTCTGGTTGTAAATATTTTGAGAGTGTCGGTTTGGCCCTGTATGGGAAAATCAATTTCCGCGCCAATGCTTTTACCGATCCAGTTGCGCTGCATGGTGAGGACCTTTTCGGGCCATCCTTTCAGGTTGTCGCAGTTGGCGAGCAATTCATCAGCATAATCGGTGATTTTGAAAAACCAGCCATTCATCTCCCTGGGAAGAACGTGCTGGTCGCATCTCCAGCAGGCGCCGTCAATAACCTGCTCGTTTGCAAGTACTGTCTGGCATGTCTCACACCAGTTGACGGAGGTTTTTTTCTGGTAGATAAGGCCCTTTTCAAACAATTTGATAAAAAAGAGCTGTTCCCAGCGGTAATAATCCGGATCACATGTGGCGAGCTCACGATCCCAGTCATAACTGAAACCCATGCGTTGCAACTGGTTCCGCATGTAATCGATGTTTTCATACGTCCATTTTGCCGGATGGGTATTATGCTTGATCGCCGCATTTTCAGCAGGCAGCCCGAAGGCGTCCCATCCCATGGGATGAAGCACATTGAACCCTTTCATGCGCTTGAAGCGTGCCACCACATCACCGATGGTGTAATTGCGGACGTGCCCCATATGGATCCTGCCGGAAGGATAGGGGAACATTTCAAGCAGGTAGTATTTTTTTCGGGAAGGATCTGGAACTGCCCTGAAGGTTTTTTGTTGGCGCCATTTTTCCTGCCACTTGCTTTCAATGGCATTGAAATCGTATTTGGCGGGTAGTTGTGTCATTTGAATGCTGTTCCTTAAAAACTCTTGGACGAGATTATTGTTTACGATAATTACTCAGTCAAATTCAATTTGAGCCGTCAAAGTGCGCAAGACTTTCAAACGTGGTGAATTGATCGAGAAAAGTAAGATCAATGGTACCTGTTGGGCCATTTCGTTGTTTGCCGATGATAATTTCAGCGATGCCGCGCCGCGGGTTGTCTTCCGCCTTATTATAGACTTCGTCGCGATAAATAAAGCCGATGACGTCTGCGTCCTGTTCAATGGCGCCGGATTCCCGAAGATCTGAAAGCTGTGGGCGTTTGTTCGGCCGGTTTTCAAGGCTCCGGTTGAGCTGAGATAATGCAATGACCGGCACATGAAGCTCTTTTGCCATGGCCTTCAGCGATCGTGAAATTTCACTGATCTCCTGTTCTCTTCTTTCCTGGCCGGCGCGCCCACGCATGAGCTGCAGATAATCGATGACCACCAGCCCCAGGTTATGTTCCATTTTCATTCGTCTGGCTTTGGCCCGCAATTCAAGGACCGAGATTGCCGGGGTATCGTCAATGAATATCGGCGCTTCTGAAAGGATACCGGCGGCGCGAGTCAGTTTCGGCCAATCCTGATCTTTGAGAAATCCGGTTCGCAGGCGATGGGAATCCACCCGACTCACCGAGCAGAGCATTCGCATGCCAAGTTGTTCCTTGGACATTTCAAGGCTGAAAACGCCCACCGGGGTTTTATGGAGAATCGCTGTGTTCTGTGCAATATTCATTGCCAGGGCGGTTTTCCCCATACTGGGTCTTCCGGCAAGAATAATCAGATCGGAAGGCTGCAGGCCGGCAGTGATCTTATCCAGATCCGCAAACCCTGTGGGCACACCGGTGACCAGCTCTTTTCGTTCAAAGAGCTTTTCAATGGATTTGAACGCTTCGGTGACAACTTCGTTGATGGGATAATAGGATTGGGTACTTTTGGAGTTTGAAATTTCAAAGATGTTCTGTTCGACTTCATCCAACAGGTTGTCAATCTCGTCCTGTTCTTCATAGCAGCGGCTGGCAATATCCGTTGTTGTCC
This Pseudomonadota bacterium DNA region includes the following protein-coding sequences:
- the leuS gene encoding leucine--tRNA ligase translates to MTQLPAKYDFNAIESKWQEKWRQQKTFRAVPDPSRKKYYLLEMFPYPSGRIHMGHVRNYTIGDVVARFKRMKGFNVLHPMGWDAFGLPAENAAIKHNTHPAKWTYENIDYMRNQLQRMGFSYDWDRELATCDPDYYRWEQLFFIKLFEKGLIYQKKTSVNWCETCQTVLANEQVIDGACWRCDQHVLPREMNGWFFKITDYADELLANCDNLKGWPEKVLTMQRNWIGKSIGAEIDFPIQGQTDTLKIFTTRPDTIFGVTFMSIAPEHPLVAKLTRGTPQETPVADFVKRTIALKQRQKPDDEVEKEGVFTGSYCVNPYTGDKIPIYVANFVLMEYGTGAVMAVPAHDQRDFEFAKKYDIPIKVVIQPADKPLDPADMECAYEDPGILAGSNEFDNMPSLEAKEAITQKAEKEGFGKKQTTFRLRDWGISRQRYWGSPIPMIFCKKCSWQPVPENELPVTLPTDITFDSSGKSPLHTLEEFYTTKCPSCNGEARRETDTMDTFVESSWYFARYTCPDFTAGPLKKDAVDYWLPVDQYIGGVEHAILHLLYARFFTKIMRDLGYLTIDEPFENLLTQGMVIKDGTKMSKSKGNVVDPNELIEQYGADTVRLFSLFAAPPERDLEWSEKGVEGAFRFLNRVFRYMADNGPFKQNDSTQELNESSRALHRKTHQTIQKVTNDIDGKLHFNTAISAVMELVNTLISLTSEETGNTVDPKVIRVAVETIILLLTPMVPHFCEELWESLGNERPLSETPWPDFDPEAAKDEELTIVLQVNGKVRSRITVPPAIDDASLKEMALADEKIQKFIDGKPIRKIIVVPKKLVNVVA
- the dnaB gene encoding replicative DNA helicase, with product MDDTKTIHRLPPQNLEAEQCVLGSILLQQGTLARALEIIIADDFYREAHKLVFQSMVALFDKNEPQDLITVTNHLNDAKKLDAIGGPAYLAALTDIVPVAANIIYYAKIVREKSVLRRLIRTTTDIASRCYEEQDEIDNLLDEVEQNIFEISNSKSTQSYYPINEVVTEAFKSIEKLFERKELVTGVPTGFADLDKITAGLQPSDLIILAGRPSMGKTALAMNIAQNTAILHKTPVGVFSLEMSKEQLGMRMLCSVSRVDSHRLRTGFLKDQDWPKLTRAAGILSEAPIFIDDTPAISVLELRAKARRMKMEHNLGLVVIDYLQLMRGRAGQERREQEISEISRSLKAMAKELHVPVIALSQLNRSLENRPNKRPQLSDLRESGAIEQDADVIGFIYRDEVYNKAEDNPRRGIAEIIIGKQRNGPTGTIDLTFLDQFTTFESLAHFDGSN